TATCTAATCTTCTTTTAAATTTATAAATATTATATTTCCGCCTTTAATGGTTTCAAGGTTATTATTATTTTCTAATACAAGATTTAAGTAATTGTCAATAGCCACCACTTTACCTTCGGTTTGATAATTTCCTCTTAAATCAACACTTACATATTTATTTTTAAATTGACTAAAAAGTTTGTTTACAGTATCATCACTCATTATTTCAAATCCTTGAA
This portion of the Methanobrevibacter sp. V74 genome encodes:
- a CDS encoding LSM domain-containing protein, translated to MSDDTVNKLFSQFKNKYVSVDLRGNYQTEGKVVAIDNYLNLVLENNNNLETIKGGNIIFINLKED